The genomic window TATTTAAAGCTTCCTGAAATTAGCTTCAAACATTATAGAAGCATTCCTCTTTGATATCAAAATATACGTGCCTTGGAGTCTTGATCTTGATTTTATGTTACGTATATTTTACATGAAGAAGCGTCACAGGAGCTgttaattatattgttattataCAACTATAAACTGTTAAAATAACTAGCAGATGGCAGTTGGCAGgttcatttttgcattttggGTCTATTTGTACTCCATTTCAGACGTTCCACCCGTGCTTCATGAATGCATCATGCTCAGCATCAATGGTCAAccgtgaaaaaataaaatcaggTTTGAATGACTTGGATATGACTAGATATTCCACTTGAATCGGGCATCATTTCATCTGGAGATTCAAAGTCTTTTAATAACATTCAGATTGATGGTCTTGTTTGGCTTCACCAAACTCATTATTTCACGTTCACTTCTGACCGATCAACCTGAGTGCTTCATTTAATAAGATTCAGGAAAAGTTCTACCCAGATTCAACTTAAGTTTGTAAAAACctgatttctgttttttttccgctgtttttgttctttatcCAGATGCAGTTATCAGCATGTGCAATTGGATCTTGGGATTCTTGGCCGCCTCATAAGATGATCTTGCGCTTGTGTTTGGTATCTGGCTTGATCTTGAGAGAGAAATCCAGTTCCTTGCACCCTACCCACaaagcagaaaagaagaaagaaaaagtgtcaACGAAATTTAAACCCCATCAATTTTTTTCGTAAGCAATATCTATCAGCGTCGCAAGAAGGTGGAAAAAAGACGACTACTTTAGACGATGCacgaggagaaaaaaaaattgagggagagagatgagGGAGAAATGCTGCTGTAGTTGGTCCCGCTCATCACTTGACATCTGTCCGTCTCTCCCCCCTTCCCAACCCCTCCGCCTCCCTCTCTCCCCGTTGCGCTCTGAGTTGGGGACTGTCCTTGGTCTACATCTTCTCGTCTTCTGCTTCTGCCTCAAATTGCGCTACTCCTAGTACCATTCACTAGAAGCACTACTTTCCTCTCCCACCGTCTCCCCACTGTTGTCAGGTTACTCCACCCACCTTCTTCATGGAGGTATGCACTTTCTTGGCTCACTCGTTATCTGCTGATCTCTTGATCTTTTTGGGCGTCCTTTCTTGAAGTTGGCGGTCTAGAAATTGATGGTTGATatgtttcttcatttcctttctgGTGGGTATTTAATGAATCATGAAGGTTGGTGGGAACCTGCTGGGATTCATGCTCATTTTTGCTCTAGAGGCTGTGCTGGTTCCCCATTCCTGAGGGCAACCATGACAGGAAAAAGGAGCAAGTGACGTTTGCTCAAAGTTGCAGATTCATACCCTCTTTCCCTGTTTCTTGCTTTCTTCGCCTGTGATCCCCTTTCTGGAGGTaccttttcttttgaagtttctGAGGGGACCCAGATGCTAGAAATACGCGCTTGGTGGTGCTTTTCTTGCTAGGGTTTGTGGGTTTTGGATGTTGCCAAAGTGGGTCTGGCTTAGTCTTCCTGAAAGTGGTCGCCGTCTTTTGGTTTTCGATTCACGGCCGTCTCAATTTTGTCTTGCTGGTTTCGCCTTTGGGGTTGCGATTTCTGTCCATGAGTCATGGGAACTTGACGGGTAATGGTGGAGCGATGATGGGCTTGGGGAAGGAATTGGTGGTTTTGAGGTTGGGAAGATGGTAGGTGGTCGGAGTGCTGGTTTCTTGGAGGGGTTTCTTGAGGGCGAATGCGATGGAAGACGTTTCTGCGTCGGCGATAGTTGCGGTTCCGTCATTTAGGATAGGTTCTAGTTGCGTCTGTGAGAATTCCCTACATATGGATGTTGGGCACTTCAAGATTGCGACTGATGCCCCTGCAACTGGCTTCGTTTCTGAGTCCACGACCGCGGCTCTGCAGCCCATGGCTTCTTCTGATGAAATTGCATCATGCGGTTTTAGATCAGATCTAGACCGCGAGGAGGTTGTTGGGTGCTCAGCCAAATCGTTGGAGACCAAATTTGCAGAAGCCTGTTCTGGCATTGGTGCCTCGGAAGGCGAGGATGATGGTACGACTACGAGACCGGAGTCTCTTGATGAAGTGAAACAGTTGAGTGTTAGTTCCGTGCCTTTTAGTAACGTGGCCGAGGAGGACGATTCCCTGGCTGCTCAAAGTGACCAGGTAGCAGAAGACTCTTGCTCTCTCTCGGTCCTGAGTGATAGTGGAAGCGTTTGTGGTGGGGGTGGTGAAGAGTCTGCTGATGATACTAGTCCTAGGTTGAACGATCTTGAGGCCATTCCCAAGGATGCCGGAGCTTTGTCGGAAGTATTTGACAATCACGACATTGCAAGGTCTCCTTTGGACAGTCGTCCGAACATTTCAAACGTTGAAGATGCTTTGACTGATCGAACCACGCTGACCGACATCCCTGCTGTTCCTATTCACCGTGCTTCTTCTGATCTAACTGGTTCAGTTCTTGGAGGCAAGCGTAGATTTAGTCCTGACATGGACTGCCAACCTCCCTGGGGATGTGTTTCTATCTGTGGAAGGCGACCAGAAATGGAAGATGCTCTTGCTGCTGTCCCAAGATTTACAAAGCTTCCAGCCACGTTTCTATGTGATTCTCACTTGACCGGTGCCCAACCACAGAATCCAGAATCCTCTGCATTGCATTTCTTTGGAGTATACGATGGCCATGGCGGTTGCCAGGTGCACATTGGTTACTTTATAACTGACATCCTGCAGTTATGAATGGGATCAGCTGAtggaaatttctttttctgaatTCTTTATATATCAATTTTCAGGTTGCCAATTACTGTCGTGATCGGATCCATGAGGCATTGGTCGAAGAGCTACGGAGCTTTGATGACGTTGGTCCTGATGAAAACAGCTGGAAGAAATGCTGGGAGAAAATACTTACTAGTTGCTTTCTTAAGGTTGATGCAGAAGTGGCGGGAACAACGGTCAATGAAGAACCACTTCCTCCT from Nymphaea colorata isolate Beijing-Zhang1983 chromosome 6, ASM883128v2, whole genome shotgun sequence includes these protein-coding regions:
- the LOC116256112 gene encoding protein phosphatase 2C 50-like, coding for MEDVSASAIVAVPSFRIGSSCVCENSLHMDVGHFKIATDAPATGFVSESTTAALQPMASSDEIASCGFRSDLDREEVVGCSAKSLETKFAEACSGIGASEGEDDGTTTRPESLDEVKQLSVSSVPFSNVAEEDDSLAAQSDQVAEDSCSLSVLSDSGSVCGGGGEESADDTSPRLNDLEAIPKDAGALSEVFDNHDIARSPLDSRPNISNVEDALTDRTTLTDIPAVPIHRASSDLTGSVLGGKRRFSPDMDCQPPWGCVSICGRRPEMEDALAAVPRFTKLPATFLCDSHLTGAQPQNPESSALHFFGVYDGHGGCQVANYCRDRIHEALVEELRSFDDVGPDENSWKKCWEKILTSCFLKVDAEVAGTTVNEEPLPPDSGKEPIAPETVGSTAVVAILSFNQIIVANCGDSRAVLCRGKEAIPLSVDHKPNREDEYSRIEAAGGKVIQWNGYRVFGVLAMSRSIGDRYLKPWIIPEPEVTFVSRMKEDECLVLASDGLWDVIPNEEACDIARRRILHWYKKNGLTSSIERSQGIDLAAQSAAEHLSKLALQRGTKDNVTVIVIDLKERRKFRIKT